A genome region from Cumulibacter manganitolerans includes the following:
- a CDS encoding PHP domain-containing protein → MLTPPPPLSAPLAPEQALRRTAALLERDMQSSFRIEAFRSALKVVIGLPAGELERRVADDSLRELEGIGKTTAELIGQAVRGELPSYLADLQRKAEPLTASSYTALLRGDLHLHSDWSDGGSPIQEMVMTAMELGHEYAVLTDHSPRLRIANGLSASRLMEQLRMVDAINQLVAPDFRLLKGIEVDILDDGALDQTPAMLGRLDVVVASVHSKLRMDQRQMTRRMVRAVQNPRVNVLGHCTGRLLQGGRGTRPQSTFDAEAVFAACHENGVAVEINSRLERQDPPDELIDMALQMGCLFSIDSDAHAPGQLELKAYGAERAERLGVPPDRIVTTWPVDRVVEWAGGERAE, encoded by the coding sequence GTGCTCACCCCTCCACCGCCGCTCTCCGCCCCGCTCGCCCCCGAGCAGGCTCTCCGCCGGACGGCCGCCCTGCTCGAGCGCGACATGCAGAGCAGCTTCCGCATCGAGGCCTTCCGGTCGGCGTTGAAGGTCGTGATCGGGCTGCCGGCCGGCGAGCTGGAGCGACGCGTCGCCGACGACTCGCTGCGCGAGCTCGAGGGCATCGGCAAGACGACCGCTGAGCTGATCGGGCAGGCCGTACGCGGTGAGCTGCCGAGCTATCTGGCGGACCTGCAGCGCAAGGCCGAGCCGCTCACCGCCAGCAGCTACACGGCCCTGCTGCGCGGCGACCTCCACCTGCACAGCGACTGGTCGGACGGCGGATCGCCGATCCAGGAGATGGTCATGACCGCGATGGAGCTGGGGCACGAGTACGCCGTCCTCACCGATCACTCGCCGCGCCTTCGGATCGCCAACGGACTGAGCGCGTCGCGGCTCATGGAGCAGCTGCGGATGGTCGATGCGATCAACCAGCTCGTCGCTCCCGACTTTCGGCTGCTGAAGGGCATCGAGGTCGACATCCTGGACGACGGTGCCCTCGACCAGACGCCGGCGATGCTCGGGCGACTGGACGTCGTGGTCGCCAGCGTGCACTCGAAGCTGCGGATGGATCAGCGCCAGATGACCCGCCGCATGGTGCGCGCGGTGCAGAACCCCCGCGTCAACGTCCTCGGGCACTGCACCGGCCGGCTCCTGCAGGGCGGCCGGGGCACCCGGCCGCAGTCGACGTTCGACGCCGAGGCCGTGTTCGCCGCGTGCCACGAGAACGGGGTCGCGGTCGAGATCAACTCACGGCTCGAGCGCCAGGATCCCCCCGACGAGCTGATCGACATGGCCCTGCAGATGGGCTGCTTGTTCTCGATCGACTCCGACGCGCACGCCCCCGGCCAGCTCGAGCTCAAGGCGTACGGCGCCGAGCGCGCCGAGCGGCTCGGGGTGCCCCCCGACCGGATCGTCACCACCTGGCCCGTGGACCGGGTGGTCGAGTGGGCCGGCGGCGAGCGGGCGGAATAG